The window TCGTCGGTGGCTTCGACGAGTTCCATAGAGCCACTCTCGACCACTTCCCCTTCAGATTTCGTTTGGTGTGGCATACTGTAACACGATACGAGTCGGTGGCTGCGAGTAGAACAGTGCTCAATCAACGAATACGCTCCGATGACCGTTCAGAACCGATACTATCGTTAGGCAGACGCCTTTTTCGGCGGTTCGTGGTACGGCCGGCTATGGTGGAAACAGTCTCCGCCGAGAAACTCGACCGCGAGGAGGCCGCCGAACAACTCCGTGAACTAGCCGACGAACTCGAGAACGGCGACGAATCGACGGTCAGAGCGGGGAACAAGACGGTCGCCCTTCGGCCGCCGTCGTCGATCGCGTACGAGGTCAGCGTCCGCGAGCGGTCGTCGATCCTTCGAGGG is drawn from Halopiger aswanensis and contains these coding sequences:
- a CDS encoding amphi-Trp domain-containing protein, whose amino-acid sequence is MVETVSAEKLDREEAAEQLRELADELENGDESTVRAGNKTVALRPPSSIAYEVSVRERSSILRGQRESVTIKMDWRPSNVSEAGDTAGAEAE